The region CAAACCAGAGAGGCGTGAAGGTTCCGGAGAAACTCCATATCGTTGGTTATGACGCAGTTGACATGACCCGGCTGTTTACCCCCAAGCTTACCAGCATAGCGCAGGATATACCGGGACTGGCAGCGGCCTGTGTGGATACCATGATGGATCTGTTGGATGGTAAAAAAGTAGAGATGGAACAAATTCTGCCTGTTTCCATACAAAAAGGTGGAACGGTATAAAACGTTCCATAAAGAACACAGAGGATGCCTGAGAACGACAAATACAGTAATTGGAAAAAGAATAAAAATAGTGCACAATATATAGAGCAAAAAACTGTGTATTGTGCACTATTTTTGCGCGTTTTTACAAAAAGATATTGACATACTAATCTAATAGTACTATAGTGTGAACGTGGAACGGGTTCCATATAGGAAAAATAGACACAGACAGGATAAGGGGAGGTGATGTGGATGTTGGAATTTGACAGCGGGGAATACGAATCCATCTGCATATTTGCTGAAAAATCAGATGACAGGGATGGCTGGATCTGCCTGGAAGGACCCGGAGGAAAGGAACAGCAGGTTCACATGAATGACGACTGGTACCGCCTGGTACAGCTGGCCCTTCCCCAGAACGGTACATACCGCATCAGGCATAAAGGGGTTGGTCTCATCCAGATGTATCTGAGCGGAGGACCGGATTTGATGGAGCGGGGGATAAGGTTCCTGGACCCGGACAGCGGTGATGAAATGGAACTGGGAAAATGGTATGATACTCCTGTAAGGGAGCAGTATCATTTTAATCCTTTTATGAACTGGGTAAATGATCCCAATGGGCTCTGCTGGTTCAAGGGATATTATCATCTGTTCTACCAGTCCAATCCCTTTGGGCAGGAATGGAATGACATGTACTGGGGCCATGCGGTGAGCCGGGATTTGCTGCATTGGACACATATGCCCTATGTCCTGGAACCTCAGCCCGGCCCGTGGAGGGATAAGGAACACAAGGGAGGGGATTTTTCGGGAAGCGCCCAGGTGGAAGGGGAACAGATGCATCTGTATCTGACCCGGCACCACGGTCCGCAGGAGGACGGTGAGGAAACCAGGGAATGGCAGACAGAGGCCGTGTGCAGGGACGGCATCCATGTGGAAAAGGAGCGCCCATGCATCACTGAAAGACCGGAAGGAGCATCCTTTGATTTCAGGGACCCCAAGGTACAACGGGCGGAAAGTGGCTCTTTAAAGGTCCTCTCTTACAGGAGCACGAGCCGGGAATCAGGACCTTTGAGTGTCCGGACTTTTTTGAATTGGATGGGAAATATGTGGCCGCAGGCGCATGGATGTGCCACCGCGATGAGGCCGGCCGGTATCAGATGACGCGATGCTATACCGGCACCTTTGACGGGGGCAGGTTTAAGACAGAATACCAGCAGTGGTATGATTTTGGGAGCAACTTCTATGCTGTGCAGAGCTTTGAACACAGTGGCAGAAGGATTGCCATAGGGTGGATTTCTGATTTTTACGGTGAACACCGCGTTAAGCCGGGAGGAGCCTGCGGCAGTTTTTCCCTTCCAAGGGAACTGCACATGGAGCATGGCAGGCTGTTCACGGAACCGGTAAAGGAATGTTACGGACTGCTGAAGGACCGTATATTCGCGGTGTCAGGACAGAGTGAAAATGATGGCTGCGGGCAGGAAGGGAATTTGACCGGAAATTCAACAGGAAATTCGCCTGGAAATCGGGCGGATAATCAGGCGGCAGCCCCGGAGATTCAAGGAGAGCATATCCCGCCTGTGCATGTTCCGGGCAACTCGTTTTTTGTAAAAATCAAACTTGGCGATGACCAGGATTTCCTTGTGACCCTTGCAAGGGAGGGAAATGACGCCCTGTATCTGGAGCGGAAAAAGGAGTGACAAGCCTGGTATCCACCAGGAAGGAAGTGAAAGAGATTTGCTTTCCGTCTGATGTCGGCGGAGTCCGCTATGTGGAGATTTTTATGGACCGGAGGGTGGCGGAGGTTTACTTAAACCACGGCGAGGCCGCGGGCACCAAGCTGTTTTACCAGGACAGCACAGAGGGGCATCTGGAGGCGGATTTTTCGGCCGGAAGTCTGAATCGTTTGGAGGTATGGACCATGGAGTCCATCTGGAGCCATAAATCATGAAGAGAGGGAGATTGGTTATGAAGAATAAGAAATTGGCATGTATGACACTGGCAGTGGTTTTGGCGGCATCCGCACTGAGCGGCTGCGGCGGCAGTTCCAAATCAGGGGGAGGCAGGACCAACAGCGACGGGGCTAAGATGGTGACCATCTGGAGTCCCACGGATGAACCGGCCATTGAAGCATGGTGGGTTGAAAAAATCAATGCGTTTAATGAAGAACACAAGGGAGAAATCGAGCTTAAGAGGGAGGCCATCGTGAGGGCGGATTCCTATGCCTACGAGGATAAAATCAACGCGGCCGTGACAAGCAACGACCTGCCTGACATTCTGTTTTTGTATCGCCGCTCCTGTGGATGATTGCCGCGTCCCTGAAACCGGAGGCTCAGATATTCTCCGACATGAGCACCATCAGGACGTTCTGGCCCACAGCGGCTACCCTTGGGAATTATGTTGAGGTGTTTACCAGGGTGAATATGATGAAATTCATCCTCAACAGCTTGTTCTATGTGTTTGTCATTGTTATCCTGGACCTGGCGGTCAATTCTGTCTGCGGGTATGCCCTGGCAAAATTCGATTTCCCCGGAAAGGAGCTGCTGCTGACAGTGGTCATCAGCCTTATGGTGCTTCCCATGGAGGCTATCATGCTGCCCCTTTACAAGGAGGTTGCCAGCCTTGGCTGGGTGAATACCTGGGCCGGACTGATTGTTCCCTTTGTGGGGAAATGCTTCTCTATCTACATGTTCCGTCAGTTCTTCTTAGACATTCCCGATGACCTGCTGGAAGCGGCGGCCATAGACGGCTGCGGCCCAATCAAAACATTTTTTATCATTGTAATGCCTATCTCAGGCACGGTGTACGCCACCATATTCATTCTGGACTTCGTGGCCCACTGGAATGATTTCATGTGGCCCATGCTGGTGGTCACAGGGGAGGACATGAGGACAATCCAGCTGGCCATCCAGACGTTCTTTGGCTCAAAGCCAATACACTATGGAGCAATTATGGCGTCCCTGACCATATCGGCAATCCCCATGCTGCTGATGTTCGTATTTCTTCAGAAATATTACGTGGAAGGTATTGCATCCACTGGCATAAAGGGATAGAAAAGAGCTGGCATTGGAGAGGAGCCTGCTTCATACATTTTTTCCAATCTTTCCCTAATGGCTTTCCAAATATTATGTGTTATTATAGTTTTGTAACAGAAATGTAATAATTATGTAACACATAAGGAGGTAACCATGAGAAAGATATCCATGTACACATTGTCCGCAGCCGCAGCCATGCTTGTTTCCACAGCAATACCGGTGACATCACTGGCAGCCGTATCTACATATCATATTCCTTTTGCCAATGGAAGCGCATATGTGATTGGAGTGGGAGGACAGAACTGCTTTCCCGGTAATATAGGCCAGAATGGGAATTGGGGCCAGAACGGCGGCTGGGGCCAGAATAATAACGGGAACCAGAATAACGGGTGGGGCGCAGGCCCGGTGCTGCCGGATAACCCGGGCACGGCTCCCGAAGCTCCGGAGGATACGTTTCCCGGTGAACCGGATAACGGCGGCAGCCAGGACGCATATGCGGATGCAGTGGTTGAACTGGTAAATGCGGAGAGGGCAAAGGCAGGTCTTAGTCCACTGTCTGTCCACGAAGGCGTGGCAGAGGCAGCCAATACAAGAGCGCATGAAATCAAGAATACATTTTCACATACCAGACCTGACGGCAGCAGCTTCAGTACAGTCCTGACACAGGCCGGAATCAGCTACAGAAGTGTTGGGGAGAACATTGCCTATGGACAGAGCTCGCCTGAGGCCGTGATGCAGAGCTGGATGAACAGCTCAGGCCACAGGGCAAATATTCTGAACCGTGATTTTACTTCCATTGGGGTAGGACATTATAAGGATGCCAGCGGAACCGATTATTGGACACAGCTGTTTATAAAGTAAGATAGAAGAAGATAGCCAGCCAGGCCGGAGGTGATCCGGCCGGCTGGTGTTTTTTATAGGGCGTGGAATAACGCCATACAGACCCTATGGAACAGCGCCGTGCGTTCCCAATATCTCTCAGGGTGATTTCTCACGCGGATCATCCTGGCTGCATATTTTCTTAAAGGCCCCGTCATGGAATTGTCAATAAATATAAAAAAAGAAATAAAATATATTAAAATATATGCATAAATTAATTGAATAAATTAAAATGCACAATATAATGCAAATTATGCATAAAAAAATAAAAATAAATAATGGATTGACAGGCACAATGTTCAATGCTATATTATTTAACAAGGGAAGAGATAAACCGCTCCACTTAAGCAATTTTTATTTTTTTAAACATTTGATAAACCGTTCTACTAAACCGTTCCACCTACGCGCGTTTTGCGAAAAGACCATGTTTTTTGAGCAGGAAGTGTGGTAATATTGGTTTAATATCATAATTCATGAGGTGAGGGTATGAAGAACGCAACAATATCTGATGTAGCAAAGCTTTCCGGGGTTTCCAAGTCCACTGTTTCAAATTATCTGAATGGAAATTTCGAGAGAATGTCTGACGAGACAAAAAAGAAGATAAAAAATGCAATTGATGAATTGGGGTATACACCAAGCTTGAGCGCCCGCAGGCTGTCGTCTAAAAACCACAGCAAGACAGTTTGTTTAGCCATTCCCAGAAACATTTCACGTTTAAATGATACCATGTATTACCCGGTCATATTCTCGGCTCTTGGCGAAGAAGCAAAGAAATTTGATTATAATACTCTGATTTATTCCATGGATTCAGATGATATCAATAAAGACACAGAGTATTTAAAGAGCCTGTCGTCGTCTCTGGTAGACGGCATACTGCTGTATGACCTGGAAGAAGACAGTCTGGCCTTCAGGGAGTTTGAGAGGGCAGGCATCCCGTATGTCTGTGTGGGTAAGATACGCAGCGTTGAGAATTACAATTATGTGGCGTCTGACCATGGCAAAGCGATGAAGGATGCCCTGGAGTATTTTTATAACCTGGAGCACAAAAAAGTGGCCATTATCACGGAGGGAAAATCCAACAGCGTGGTACAGACTGTGAGAAGTATGGCTTTTAATGAATTTATGTCCGAAATGAAAGACGAGAGATTGGACTATTCTTATATCAGAATCAATCAGAATGAATCATCATCCGATATCAAACTGCTGTTCAATGAACTGCTCAATCCTGCAAACCGTCCAACGGCAGTGGGAATCACCAGCTGTTTTATGAGCCAATTCATGGATGTGGTAAAGGGATATGGAATCAGGATACCGGAAGACCTGTCTGTAATGATTCTTGAGTATTATAAGAATTCCAATGTAGATGACGAGTATCAGGATTTTACCTGTGTGGAATCCAAGGCTGAGAAGGTGACGAGAATCGCCATGAGGAAGCTTGTAAAGCTGATTGACAGCGGAAAGCCTTTTGAGTCGGAACTGGTTGGTTTGAAGGTGTGTGTGAAAAACTCAACTTCAAAGCCTAAAAAACAAGGAGGCAGGAAGTTATGAAGAAAAGATATACAAAAATAGTATCTCTTGTACTTGGATTTGGATTAGCAGCATCCATGGTTACGGGATGTTCTGTGAAATCATCAGAAAATGTGGTTACAACAGCAGCGCCCACCACTGCTGAGGCTGAGACATCCGCATCAGCCGAATCAGGAGACAGCGCCGTGGAACAGAAGAAGATGGTGTTCTGGGATAAGTCAGAGTATGTTGAGGGCTATAACACCATGATGAAGGCCAAGGCAGATGAATTTGCC is a window of Enterocloster clostridioformis DNA encoding:
- a CDS encoding GH32 C-terminal domain-containing protein — encoded protein: MTSLVSTRKEVKEICFPSDVGGVRYVEIFMDRRVAEVYLNHGEAAGTKLFYQDSTEGHLEADFSAGSLNRLEVWTMESIWSHKS
- a CDS encoding CAP domain-containing protein, which produces MRKISMYTLSAAAAMLVSTAIPVTSLAAVSTYHIPFANGSAYVIGVGGQNCFPGNIGQNGNWGQNGGWGQNNNGNQNNGWGAGPVLPDNPGTAPEAPEDTFPGEPDNGGSQDAYADAVVELVNAERAKAGLSPLSVHEGVAEAANTRAHEIKNTFSHTRPDGSSFSTVLTQAGISYRSVGENIAYGQSSPEAVMQSWMNSSGHRANILNRDFTSIGVGHYKDASGTDYWTQLFIK
- a CDS encoding LacI family DNA-binding transcriptional regulator, which produces MKNATISDVAKLSGVSKSTVSNYLNGNFERMSDETKKKIKNAIDELGYTPSLSARRLSSKNHSKTVCLAIPRNISRLNDTMYYPVIFSALGEEAKKFDYNTLIYSMDSDDINKDTEYLKSLSSSLVDGILLYDLEEDSLAFREFERAGIPYVCVGKIRSVENYNYVASDHGKAMKDALEYFYNLEHKKVAIITEGKSNSVVQTVRSMAFNEFMSEMKDERLDYSYIRINQNESSSDIKLLFNELLNPANRPTAVGITSCFMSQFMDVVKGYGIRIPEDLSVMILEYYKNSNVDDEYQDFTCVESKAEKVTRIAMRKLVKLIDSGKPFESELVGLKVCVKNSTSKPKKQGGRKL